Proteins encoded together in one Thermomonospora curvata DSM 43183 window:
- a CDS encoding serine/threonine-protein kinase: MEKCTRPGCPGYIEDGFCNVDGLAPEPVPAQPTAVSGAPGGQPAPPTRPSVPAPSQPSGASGATGSGRTASGRSARTGGTASTGSSRRGMLGAGLVEVPPVPYRDPATAIMRNPEVPENRRFCSVDGEPVGRSRDGRPGRTEGYCRKCGHPFSFTPKLRPGDLVGGQYEVLGCLAFGGMGWIYLARDKNVSDSWRVLKGLLDSGDADAMRAATAERAFLAQVDHPNIVKIYNFVQHPDPHTKQPVGYIVMEYVGGKSLKEIVTQLRREHGEEASLPLPQVIAYGLEVLRAMGYLHSRGLLYCDFKPDNAIQSEEQLKLIDLGGVRRIDDEDSPIFGTIGYQAPEVPTDGPSISSDLYTVGRTLAVLSFPFRGYTGRYAHSLPPREEVPLLMRHESFYRFLCRATHPDPRARFQDAAEMAEQLTGVLREVLAAEDGRPRPAPSTLFGTEQQAAGATLLEPADEAGSGQSAVLPALDVRAATAALPVPQVSPADPAAGFLSGLTARDPADLEAALAYSPVSSPEVSLMLVRARIGQGKLGEAVELLDRLAAERPEDWRLDWYRGLAALAADDRATAVAIFDDLCNLMPGEKPPKLALAFAHERNGNLPAAVLYYDLVARTDPGYVSAAFGAARVRLALGDRAGAVAVLDSVPRVSSHHAAAQLAAVAAVVRGRPPAELNPAELVAVGRRLEALQLDAERYQRAAAEVLEAALSWTLAHRSSAGQGAPQVLGVPLQEGPLRRRLEKLYRGLARLSDDVETRHRLVNRANRVRPRTLL, from the coding sequence ATGGAAAAGTGCACCCGGCCGGGTTGCCCCGGCTACATCGAGGACGGCTTCTGCAACGTCGATGGCCTGGCCCCCGAACCCGTTCCCGCCCAGCCCACGGCCGTCAGCGGGGCGCCCGGGGGGCAACCCGCCCCGCCCACTCGCCCCAGCGTTCCCGCCCCCTCCCAGCCGTCCGGCGCATCCGGGGCGACCGGCTCGGGCCGCACCGCCTCCGGGCGCAGCGCGCGCACCGGCGGCACCGCCTCCACCGGCTCCTCCCGCCGGGGCATGCTCGGCGCCGGCCTGGTGGAGGTGCCGCCGGTGCCCTACCGGGACCCGGCCACCGCCATCATGCGCAACCCGGAGGTGCCCGAGAACCGGCGCTTTTGCAGCGTGGACGGCGAGCCGGTGGGCCGCAGCCGGGACGGCCGCCCAGGACGCACCGAGGGTTACTGCCGCAAATGCGGGCACCCGTTCTCCTTCACCCCCAAGCTGCGGCCCGGCGACCTGGTCGGCGGCCAGTACGAGGTGCTCGGCTGCCTGGCCTTCGGCGGGATGGGCTGGATCTACCTGGCCCGCGACAAGAACGTCAGCGACAGCTGGCGGGTGCTCAAGGGCCTGCTGGACTCCGGCGACGCCGACGCCATGCGGGCCGCCACGGCCGAGCGCGCCTTCCTGGCGCAGGTGGACCACCCCAACATCGTCAAGATCTACAACTTCGTGCAGCACCCGGACCCGCACACCAAGCAGCCCGTCGGCTACATCGTCATGGAGTACGTCGGCGGCAAGTCGCTCAAGGAGATCGTGACGCAGCTGCGCCGCGAGCACGGCGAGGAGGCGTCGCTGCCGCTGCCCCAGGTGATCGCCTACGGGCTGGAAGTGCTGCGCGCCATGGGCTACCTGCACAGCCGCGGCCTGCTGTACTGCGACTTCAAACCCGACAACGCCATCCAGTCCGAAGAGCAGCTCAAGCTGATCGACCTGGGCGGGGTGCGGCGGATCGACGACGAGGACAGCCCGATCTTCGGCACCATCGGCTACCAGGCCCCCGAGGTCCCCACCGACGGCCCGTCGATCTCCTCCGACCTGTACACGGTGGGCCGGACGCTGGCGGTGCTGAGCTTCCCGTTCCGCGGCTACACCGGCCGCTACGCCCACAGCCTGCCGCCGCGCGAAGAGGTGCCGCTGCTGATGCGGCACGAGTCGTTCTACCGGTTCCTGTGCCGGGCCACCCACCCCGATCCGCGGGCCCGTTTCCAGGACGCCGCCGAGATGGCCGAGCAGCTCACCGGGGTGCTGCGGGAGGTGCTGGCCGCCGAGGACGGCCGGCCGCGCCCGGCCCCCTCCACCCTGTTCGGCACCGAGCAGCAGGCCGCGGGCGCCACCCTGCTCGAGCCGGCGGACGAAGCGGGCAGCGGGCAGAGCGCGGTGCTGCCCGCGCTGGATGTGCGCGCCGCCACCGCGGCGCTGCCGGTGCCGCAGGTCAGCCCCGCCGACCCGGCCGCCGGGTTCCTGTCCGGCCTGACCGCCCGCGACCCGGCCGACCTGGAGGCGGCGCTGGCCTACTCGCCGGTCTCCTCGCCCGAGGTGTCCTTGATGCTGGTGCGGGCCCGCATCGGGCAGGGCAAGCTGGGCGAGGCCGTGGAGCTGCTGGACCGGCTGGCGGCCGAGCGGCCCGAGGACTGGCGGCTGGACTGGTACCGGGGGCTGGCGGCGCTGGCGGCCGACGACCGCGCCACGGCCGTGGCGATCTTCGACGACCTGTGCAACCTGATGCCGGGGGAGAAGCCGCCCAAGCTGGCGCTGGCGTTCGCCCACGAGCGCAACGGCAACCTGCCGGCGGCGGTGCTCTACTACGACCTGGTGGCACGCACCGACCCCGGCTATGTCAGCGCCGCGTTCGGGGCGGCGCGGGTGCGGCTGGCGCTGGGGGACCGGGCCGGGGCCGTCGCCGTGCTGGACTCGGTGCCGCGGGTGTCCAGCCACCATGCGGCCGCCCAGCTGGCCGCGGTGGCCGCCGTCGTGCGCGGCCGCCCGCCCGCCGAGCTCAACCCGGCCGAGCTGGTGGCGGTCGGGCGGCGGCTGGAGGCGCTGCAGCTGGACGCCGAACGCTACCAGCGGGCCGCCGCCGAGGTGCTGGAGGCCGCGTTGAGCTGGACGCTGGCCCACCGCTCCTCCGCCGGGCAGGGCGCGCCGCAGGTGCTGGGCGTCCCGTTGCAGGAGGGCCCGCTGCGGCGCCGGCTGGAGAAGCTCTACCGCGGCCTGGCCCGCCTGTCCGACGATGTGGAGACCAGGCACCGGCTGGTGAACCGGGCCAATCGCGTGCGGCCGCGGACGCTGCTGTGA